The region AGAACCAAATTGAAGCTTTCTAGaggcaaaaagagaaaaacacgCAATTTGGGGAAACTACGAAATGAGGGGTAATAAAGATGAGATTGATTACCAACAAGAGACCAACATTTGGGAATTCAGAGAGATAAGAAAGCTCCGGCTGACTGCGATGATCGCCATCCTCCTCGTTCTCCACTCCAATCGCGGATTTCCTTGTTTCGAATTAGGGCTCCAAGCCCTAGCGGGAATTTTTGAGAGATTAATCACGAACGTGAAACGCGAATTGGAGGGAACTTCACttaatttctcttttaaaaataattttataaataatttatttacacaTAAGACCCTCATAAAAACTTATTTACACCATCCTTGTGCCGCCTACTAACGGAATTCACgtaaatttaattaaagtaaatatatcaatgtaatttagagaacaaaatcaatgaattcGTATAGAGAtcagaaaaataattaagtggACTCGGTTCGgaatcatgatttatttttaattatgggtttataaatttaattattttatttattatataatataatgatagattattaattatcttaaaaaattattattattttttttattttaaaagttattaaatTGAAACAATCCAAAAGTGAGAATAAGCCTGATTTCATTGTAACTAATACATGTAATCAAATTAGTAGAATCATACTTAAAATTTCTTGTATTAAGTTTAAAAACCATCTATGATAAAACCAATTAAtgtcttgaaaaaaaaaaattataatcatatatatatatatatatatatcaatggaaACTCAAGATGCACCctaacaagaacaacaatgttgTGCAACATGTGCCATACACACTTCACTCCACCTTCCAAGCATAGAGGAAGAAGCAAAACTCCGGCAATGAGGAAGACGGTAACGGTAACGGAGACGACAACATTGCAGCGCCGCCTCCATCACCTCCGCTATCCTCACCATTATCGTCACCGGCGTTGTTTTCCGGCAACGCCGGCTTGAATATAAAGAATGCATGGGCAGGGCCAGAACTAGAAAACAACCAGGCATGCACATCCCAAAAGACTTGCACTGGTACTTGCTCCACAATCACTGTTTCATTGCCTCTAAACTTCCATTGAAGATTGTTAACATGAATCAACACAACCCCATCAATGCTGATCCACATCTCTGGATCTTTTGGCCCTGAAATGGAATTCTCCACAACAATGTCATGTTCTTTCCTCCTCTCATCAAATCTTGCTCTTGATGAAAAACACTTCTTTCCAAATACATTCTCTCTTTTACAGATTATGGTTGCATCTTCTAATGATGGTCTGGACTTGGTTCTCTTGTATGCTTCCTTCTTGCAATCCCCTAACAACAATGCCACCTCTTCATTGCACACCAGGGCAACATAGTAGCCTCCGGCGGGCTCCGGACCACCTGAAAACTTTGCTGACCGGAGATCCCAGAAGACGTCAATGCGCTGCCCGTCCATTTCAAAGGACTTGAAACCTTTTTTGCTCCAAAATGGCCATGGCTTCAGCTCAACCTTGCAGGTGAATGTATTGTCAGTACTGTTTGGCTTCTCCACAGATACTGTCAAGGTGTGGTTGATCAGGCTCTTGCACCAGATTACAGTCACATTGCGTGGTGTTCCGGCGATCTTTACTTGGTAGAAGGTGATCACCGAGCTCTGTGCCGTCTTCCCACTCCCCGGTTGCTCTTCGCCGTGCTTTTCTCCCGTGGTTGTGGTAGTGGTGGTTGTCTCCTCCATTGCTCCGATTTAAAATCAACTACATTCTTGTGTTAATgcagaaaaaatttcaagaacaaCAGACAAAGTGTGATGATTGATTGGATGATGTTAATTATGTAACTAATGAATTACCTTTGGATATTGGATTCAAGATCATGTTGGAGTTGATTCTAAATTGGAACAATAAGGCAATTGAAGAGAAATCTCTGACGATATAGCAAGCAATTAACAGAATTTATGTCTCAAGAGGTTCTTCTTTTTAGAGTAAATGAATGATGATTGTtgttcattgatgattgtcaaGTTTTCCTTTTCCCTCGTTTTGGGGAGAATGAAGGAGAGACCAAGTCAAATTGGTTGAAACTTACCATACAACTTGATCTTCTTCTTACTATTCTTGGCTGTTTTATTGTTTGATGTTTATATCTTCAATCATCAATCGTTGATCACAAAATGAAGGGtgggattttatttttattaaacattaaacatgACCAAAATTCATTTGCAATAACAGAATAAAGAATTATAATTAAGAAAGCAtgcaaaattcaagaaaataatcaCCTGATCAATGTCATCaaattctacaaaaaaaaaaatggtcttTGACATAGCTAGCAACATGCTCACACAGTCAGGAACAATAAACAACAACTAGTCTAGACACAAGACAACATCAGCAGACAACAGAGAATTATGAAAAGTAAGATGATGAACAACCTTCTCCAAATGCCAAGTTCCCTCCAAAGAAGTCATCAAACTGCAGATATGGTTCTCCAAAGATGTCTGAAGATGCAGACATTAATGGTTGCGGTAGAGGCATCGGAATTTCTTGATGTAAATCAGCTTCAGTTGCATTGATTTTTCCAGGGAGACACTCTGAGAGACTGTCTTCACACAGTCGACGACGATCTTTTTTCTTGAGCTGTTGGAGCCTGTCGGCAATGCCGAGCACCATGTTGCGATCCTCTGGCCAAACATGCATCTGTCCATCCAATCCAATGAACATAAATATCACCGGGACGTCACATAGTATTGAAAGTTCAAAAGCCTTCTTCTTTACACTCTCAAATCTTTTTCTGAATGTGATACTCCGCTGTTTTTTATCTTGGATGAGCTTCAATGGCAGCTTAGCTCTACCCATCTTTAAATTGAGAATTAGAACCTTTTGATCCTGCAAAGTAAACACATATTTCATCAATTAAATGCTTCCATATATCTAAGAGAGAATGGCCAATAACACTAGCTTCCTTATTCCCAaattatatgcatgaaaacCAAGAAATCAGTAACAAAGATTTCTACTTTTTTGTCCTTCCAAAGTtatccattcttttcttcatatattttcaaaagaccTACAAAactaaaagcatatatataagAAAGATCAAAGAATGACCAAAACCAAAGCTCCAAAATTCCAAAGAAACACACCAATGATAATGCATTGGGGATAATGAAAACAGAGAAAACAAATAGAAAGCCGAAAATAAAGAGATCAAtcaaaatctcattttttttgaattcatTAAGGatatcttctttcttcctctgTTTTTCTTCAATCCCAGCAAACACTAATGGAGCAAAGgtcaaacaaaaaacaaaagtaaaagctCCAAAATTAATCCCCAAGAAACTCAGAGACAATTAAAAACAAGGAGAAATCCAACcaaaatagagaagaaaaggGATCAATCAAGCTCTAACCatcgaattcttgcaataaattgaaaagaaagaacaaaaagaagcaaTCTTTACCTCAGTCCTACTACCTGAACTGAGAGGCAGGAGAGGAAGACTAGCAAAAGCAAACACGGCGAGAATTGGAATTTCGGGTCGGATTTTAAGAACAGGCATCTCTTAGATCCGACCCGTTacagtatatatacatatatatatatatatatatagagacagCTTATGGCTGCTAAAATAACATCATTAACTTtccttattttaaaaatctcattattaattttaaaactataaaaaataataattattacaaaatcttaaaattttgtatGCAATTAGCCTATCACTCTGCCCTGTTTCCCTCCCTTTTCTAAGATTTACATGGAGCTtgcttatatttttgttttttgctaggagtgaaattttttattttttgcattggaGTCATTACCATCCGGTTATTCCAATAGTAatggtttgtttatattttttcttaaaacgtcaatagatttaaaaaataaataaataaatcacatgtaTCACTAAAACAACGGAAGATAAAACCTTCACTAGAACATAAACAGATTTTAAATCTATAAATATCTCATAAAATGTgggtttataatatattatatttataaacttttattataatataatataattgtatatatataatacatcaaCTGTGAATGTCCATAGTTGAGCacagtaaaaataattattttgggtTGATTAGTTGTAGTTTTGTACAGTTCACCTGTTCATTTAGATCTTAAATCTACGACTACTATGCatccatatatattaatatatatatatatatatatataataaatttaaataattttaaaaaaatctcatattaatgttttgagTTTAGGCCAACGGGCCATGGTAAGATGATTTCAAGTCAGATTTAGGCCAATATTAGAATGGAATAGTAGGCGACAAGTGACTTTCTTTTTATGAATAGAAAGCAGATCTAAGCAGATCTTGAAAAGCCCGGGATGTCTGATATATATACgagtatgagaataatataggaTTCAGGGATGAGCGATTATATGAGCAGATCACGGAGACGATCTTTGATTGGAGGAGATTTGAAcacatgacctcccccttacactTTAATGTCATACTATTGGGCTATCCAATATTAGAATTGATTGAATGATTATTACTTAAATTTGGTTCATGTGTTGAGAAAcgttataaaagaaaataaaaataaaataaaacaatataataccGTTAGGATTCTGATACAGGATCCGGATCTTGATCTTTGGATCCGACCCGAACGGTGGATGTCTATTACTTATTTCAAGTAAGATTGAgtattattgctttgatttgGTTGGTAAATCAACCTTTTTATGGACATTTTCTTTACTCATATAAAATACTGGAATTCTTGCCAAATTTGAATttcaatcaataattttttattcaaatgcagtctcttctcatcttcttctgctccttgaatttttattgtcttttacttttataatcaataatccTTTcctacatttatttttaattatataaaaaatatatatatatatatcgaggGACTGAAGAGCTTGTTTTCTATGAATAATCATAGAAAAGAATATTACAAACTTCATCTTTTGGTCATTAGATTTGAATCAAATGACGGTAAATTATCTAATGTAATGaacataaaagataaaacaTGACTAATAAAATTTAGATGAAACAtcataatgtaaaaaataaaaaatatacatttctCTCATCACAACCGTTCAATAATCATCACAATAATACATCAATTAACCCATTATAAATCTCATTTACTGTTATCTACTTTCTTTcttcactctattttttttatacttgtcATTATTTGCGGATGCTTTACAAACATCCACGGATAATGTAtttcttatgtatatatatattattattattattttgagaagTCACATGCCAAATAGGAGGactgatttttaaatttaaaattcgaAAAAAATCAAACGGCTAGTCTCTATGAGACACCTAGCTGAcaattaaattcatatattgatatattGTCATTTCCAAAGCTTATTCACATTTAAACCCTTACCAAAATTAATATTGGCATGTAAACCTATATAGACACACACCCCAATAAAAGTGCGTTTTTTAAGTAAAACCTCATAAATTCcatatctatgtatatatatgtctcTGAGCTTATGTAATCTTTGGactaaatataacaatataaattatatggggatgtgtatacatatatgaaattatGAATGTAAATATGAACAATTATAAGGTTGACTTTGCAAACATAAACATATTTGAAAACAGAAACAAACTTCACCTTTCCTTTGTGCACAGGCAacaaggaggagaaggaggaggaggagaaggagaatggTGATTTGGTTGGAGGaaagggaggaggaggaggagaaatgGTTGAAGTACTACTCATCAATGCATCAAATACTTTTAGTAGGGGAAGGAGATTTCTCATTTTCACTATCACTTGCCATTGCTTTTGGTTCTGGTGTCAACATAGTGGCTACTTCTCTGGATAGTGAAGgtctcttctttttctcccttTTGATGTTTCAAGCTTggctattttgtgtttttgctTGTAATTTTGgatctttttgttgtatttaGTGGTTTAGAGTGTGTTTTTTGTcctttgtttcaattttttttggaaggGTTTTGGTGATTTTCGTCGATTCTTTGCTTTTGGTCTTCTTTTTCGTTTTTGTTCTATTAAGAAAGATTAGAAAGGTTTCATCTTGTTCTTATCTTATAGCACTGTGTCTCCGTTTAATAACatttctctctttcctttttttttttccccttgatCTCATTGTGAAAGATTCTGAATAACATGAAATTGAATTCAATTTCAGATCATGTGGTGGCAATGTATGCTAAAGGTGGATCaaatttgaaaactttgaaGATGATGGGAGCAACACTTCTGCATGGAATTGATGCAACAAAGATGGGATTTCACACTGATTTGAAGATGAGGAGGTTTGATCGAATTGTGTATAACTTCCCTCATGCTGGTTTTAAAGGGAAGGAAGATGATCCGCGGTTGATCTGGTGAGTacaaatgtttataaaaatttacacTGTTTGTGTGCACTTAATTACTTTGTTGATTATTTTGGATTTCTATAGTTTGCATATGAATCTTGTGCAAGGCTTCTTCAATAATGCGAAGCGCTTGCTTCGCCAATATGGTGAAGTTCATGTCACCCACAAGACTGATTTTCCGTACTGTAAGTGGAACATCAAAGAACTTGCTTCAAGGCATTCTTTGATACCCATAGGATCTCCCAAATTCAACATTGAAGACTATCCGGGCTACAATAACAAACGAGGTGATGGCTCGAGGTGTGACAAGCAATTTACTTTAGGTGAATGCTGCACATTTATGTTTGTTATCGGTAATGTTCACAAGAGGAAGCCTCTTGCAGCGATATCAGATATGTGTTCTTCTTTCTCTGAAGGATCCTTACCTGATAGAAATGTCCATCCTCTTGCCCTTTGTTGTCCTCAAAATGCTTACTTGTCCAGCTTGGAAAGCTTCCCAAGAACACTTCAAAGTTTCTCTGAAAGTATTGATCCTTATCTGAGATATAACCTTGGTGGGTATGTTGCTGAGCCACGAAACCAATTCAAAGGTGTTCAAGAAACTTATAGAAATTGCAGGTCAGATTGGTTGCAGAGACTGCAGACAGGACTAATTCAAGAACCAGAAGGTTTGGCACCTTACATTCCCCAAGCACCACGACCTCGTCCTCTTGGTGCTGGCCGATTTTATTTCTCCAGAGAAGTTCAAGAGCCCTTGAAGGATTTCCATTTTTTAGCCACTTCCTCTGTAGATAATGCCTGTGAGACTAACTCTGGAAGCAGAAGTTTTACCGCCTTTGAAGGATTTCCAGGCACTCTCTCCGCAGAGAATGCCTGTGAGACTAACTGGGGAAGCAGAAATTTTACCGCCTTTAAAGGATTTCCAGCCACTTTGTCTGCAGAGAATGCCTATGAGACTAACTCAGGAAACAGAAGTTTTACCGCCTTTGATGGATTTCCAGCCACTTTGTTTGCCCAGAATGCCTGTGAGACTAACTCAGGAAACAGAAGTTTTACCGCCTTTGAACGATTTCCAGCCACTTTGTTTGCCCAGAATGCCTGTGAGACTAACTCAGGAAACAGAAGTTTCACCACCTTTGAACGATTTCCAGCCACTTTGTTTGCCCAGAATGCCTGTGAGACTAACTCAGGAAGCAGTTTTTCTGCCTTATGGGGAGATTCTGGGAAGAGGCGGGTCTAGGTATTAGATGCTCCAACAAAGATCAGGTTTTCACTCTTTATCTTCAATTACtttttttgctaattttccTTCTCTGGAAAATGAACGGAAAAGTGCATTCCTGAATCAAAATCTGTGTTGCCTATGctgaaatggttttttttttcagcattACCTCATTGGTTACTGAATTGTTTTCCAAACTGAGCAGTGTAACTGCTTGGATAGTAATCCTTTGATTTCACAGCATTTATCTGATGAACGCTGAAAAATTTAATGACATTGACATTGGCTGCAGTTATTGTGACACTAAGAAAGGTAGGTTTCATTCGAGTTTGCTTTCGAGATAGAGAACAAATTTCATATAGATGAAATGGCCCAAAGGCTTCTCCTTAGTTTAGGCTTAAAATAATGTAATTCACGCAATATGGTTAGAACTTTATTATGTACTAAGAAATGTTTTATAGATAGGAAGCACACTACACTTTATTAGTTCctgtttggatatatatatatatatatatattggtccAAAAATGCTGAACTTATGAAATAAGCACTTGTTGGTCAATATTGACATGTTTGGATTTGCTTTTGTTAAAAAACAGAAGCATTAAAAAAACAGTCTTggtgcttttttttcttcttaaaggTTTATACACTTGTGTTTTTCAACAGGCACTTTTGgggtgaaaaaaaaatgctcagtttaaattattttgatgaaCATATCTTTAACAAATCACACGATTACTTTTGTGTCCCTCATGAAATTAAATGTTTTGTAAGAATTATTGTGGAAATGTCGTATATATTAAGTCTTATGATCACACAAATAAAATGCACATCCTTATAATCAACTGGATAAACATTTGTGAAGTAAATCTTGAGAGATAATTGATGGAAATGCAACCTGCTTAAGGATCGAAGTTATCCATGGGTAGATTGTCAAACAACATTTATAAATCGCAGATAGGTATAGAAGTAGTTATGCAAGTCCacccaaatatttttaaataaatatgatataacC is a window of Dioscorea cayenensis subsp. rotundata cultivar TDr96_F1 chromosome 5, TDr96_F1_v2_PseudoChromosome.rev07_lg8_w22 25.fasta, whole genome shotgun sequence DNA encoding:
- the LOC120260290 gene encoding uncharacterized protein LOC120260290, whose amino-acid sequence is MEETTTTTTTTGEKHGEEQPGSGKTAQSSVITFYQVKIAGTPRNVTVIWCKSLINHTLTVSVEKPNSTDNTFTCKVELKPWPFWSKKGFKSFEMDGQRIDVFWDLRSAKFSGGPEPAGGYYVALVCNEEVALLLGDCKKEAYKRTKSRPSLEDATIICKRENVFGKKCFSSRARFDERRKEHDIVVENSISGPKDPEMWISIDGVVLIHVNNLQWKFRGNETVIVEQVPVQVFWDVHAWLFSSSGPAHAFFIFKPALPENNAGDDNGEDSGGDGGGAAMLSSPLPLPSSSLPEFCFFLYAWKVE
- the LOC120262386 gene encoding MADS-box transcription factor 5-like, translating into MGRAKLPLKLIQDKKQRSITFRKRFESVKKKAFELSILCDVPVIFMFIGLDGQMHVWPEDRNMVLGIADRLQQLKKKDRRRLCEDSLSECLPGKINATEADLHQEIPMPLPQPLMSASSDIFGEPYLQFDDFFGGNLAFGEGCSSSYFS
- the LOC120260444 gene encoding uncharacterized protein LOC120260444 isoform X2, whose protein sequence is MVIWLEEREEEEEKWLKYYSSMHQILLVGEGDFSFSLSLAIAFGSGVNIVATSLDSEDHVVAMYAKGGSNLKTLKMMGATLLHGIDATKMGFHTDLKMRRFDRIVYNFPHAGFKGKEDDPRLICLHMNLVQGFFNNAKRLLRQYGEVHVTHKTDFPYCKWNIKELASRHSLIPIGSPKFNIEDYPGYNNKRGDGSRCDKQFTLGECCTFMFVIGNVHKRKPLAAISDMCSSFSEGSLPDRNVHPLALCCPQNAYLSSLESFPRTLQSFSESIDPYLRYNLGGYVAEPRNQFKGVQETYRNCRSDWLQRLQTGLIQEPEGLAPYIPQAPRPRPLGAGRFYFSREVQEPLKDFHFLATSSVDNACETNSGSRSFTAFEGFPGTLSAENACETNWGSRNFTAFKGFPATLSAENAYETNSGNRSFTAFDGFPATLFAQNACETNSGNRSFTAFERFPATLFAQNACETNSGSSFSALWGDSGKRRV
- the LOC120260444 gene encoding uncharacterized protein LOC120260444 isoform X1 produces the protein MVIWLEEREEEEEKWLKYYSSMHQILLVGEGDFSFSLSLAIAFGSGVNIVATSLDSEDHVVAMYAKGGSNLKTLKMMGATLLHGIDATKMGFHTDLKMRRFDRIVYNFPHAGFKGKEDDPRLICLHMNLVQGFFNNAKRLLRQYGEVHVTHKTDFPYCKWNIKELASRHSLIPIGSPKFNIEDYPGYNNKRGDGSRCDKQFTLGECCTFMFVIGNVHKRKPLAAISDMCSSFSEGSLPDRNVHPLALCCPQNAYLSSLESFPRTLQSFSESIDPYLRYNLGGYVAEPRNQFKGVQETYRNCRSDWLQRLQTGLIQEPEGLAPYIPQAPRPRPLGAGRFYFSREVQEPLKDFHFLATSSVDNACETNSGSRSFTAFEGFPGTLSAENACETNWGSRNFTAFKGFPATLSAENAYETNSGNRSFTAFDGFPATLFAQNACETNSGNRSFTAFERFPATLFAQNACETNSGNRSFTTFERFPATLFAQNACETNSGSSFSALWGDSGKRRV
- the LOC120260444 gene encoding heavy metal-associated isoprenylated plant protein 41 isoform X4; the protein is MVIWLEEREEEEEKWLKYYSSMHQILLVGEGDFSFSLSLAIAFGSGVNIVATSLDSEDHVVAMYAKGGSNLKTLKMMGATLLHGIDATKMGFHTDLKMRRFDRIVYNFPHAGFKGKEDDPRLI
- the LOC120260444 gene encoding uncharacterized protein LOC120260444 isoform X3; the protein is MKLNSISDHVVAMYAKGGSNLKTLKMMGATLLHGIDATKMGFHTDLKMRRFDRIVYNFPHAGFKGKEDDPRLICLHMNLVQGFFNNAKRLLRQYGEVHVTHKTDFPYCKWNIKELASRHSLIPIGSPKFNIEDYPGYNNKRGDGSRCDKQFTLGECCTFMFVIGNVHKRKPLAAISDMCSSFSEGSLPDRNVHPLALCCPQNAYLSSLESFPRTLQSFSESIDPYLRYNLGGYVAEPRNQFKGVQETYRNCRSDWLQRLQTGLIQEPEGLAPYIPQAPRPRPLGAGRFYFSREVQEPLKDFHFLATSSVDNACETNSGSRSFTAFEGFPGTLSAENACETNWGSRNFTAFKGFPATLSAENAYETNSGNRSFTAFDGFPATLFAQNACETNSGNRSFTAFERFPATLFAQNACETNSGNRSFTTFERFPATLFAQNACETNSGSSFSALWGDSGKRRV